Proteins from a genomic interval of Ralstonia wenshanensis:
- a CDS encoding amino acid ABC transporter substrate-binding protein, translating to MPFFSRALPAAALLFASLSSFVPGTALASSTPVLDRIRDTGTVRVAYRESSVPFSFYDADKKPVGYAVDLCLRVVDKLRTDLKRPDLKVQYVMVTPSTRMPAIIEGKADLECGSTTNNRERREKVAFTIPHYIAGIRMIVKTSSGIRRWDDLRGKTVVTTKGTTSVAELRKMNDVRVLNMKFLEAKDHAESFAMVEAGKADAFAMDDVLLYGFRANTKTPSDYAVVGDMLTVEPYAIMLSKDDAEFKHLVDRAMTNIILDYDADKLYKKWFQQPIPPHSAKLDIPMSFLLRDSFKYPSDKVAD from the coding sequence ATGCCGTTCTTCTCGCGCGCGCTGCCGGCTGCAGCGCTGCTCTTCGCTTCGCTTTCCAGTTTTGTACCGGGCACTGCCCTGGCCTCTTCCACACCGGTGCTCGACCGCATCCGTGATACGGGTACCGTCCGTGTCGCCTATCGCGAAAGCTCCGTGCCCTTCTCGTTCTACGACGCCGATAAAAAGCCCGTCGGCTATGCCGTCGACCTGTGCCTGCGCGTGGTCGACAAGCTGCGCACGGACCTGAAGCGGCCTGACCTGAAAGTGCAATACGTGATGGTCACGCCTTCGACACGGATGCCGGCCATCATCGAAGGCAAAGCCGACCTCGAATGCGGCTCGACCACCAACAATCGCGAGCGCCGCGAGAAGGTGGCATTCACGATCCCGCATTACATCGCGGGCATCCGCATGATTGTCAAAACGTCGTCGGGCATCCGCAGGTGGGATGACCTGCGCGGCAAGACCGTAGTCACCACCAAGGGCACCACCAGCGTCGCGGAATTGCGCAAGATGAACGACGTGCGCGTGCTGAACATGAAGTTTCTCGAAGCCAAGGACCACGCTGAATCGTTTGCGATGGTCGAAGCCGGCAAGGCTGACGCCTTTGCGATGGACGACGTGCTGCTCTACGGCTTCCGTGCCAACACCAAGACGCCAAGCGACTACGCGGTCGTCGGCGACATGCTGACGGTCGAGCCCTACGCGATCATGCTCAGCAAGGACGACGCCGAGTTCAAACACCTTGTTGATCGCGCGATGACCAACATCATCCTCGACTACGACGCCGACAAGCTCTACAAAAAGTGGTTCCAGCAACCGATTCCGCCGCACAGCGCAAAGCTGGATATCCCGATGAGCTTCCTGCTGCGCGACTCGTTCAAGTACCCGAGCGACAAGGTCGCAGATTGA
- a CDS encoding DEAD/DEAH box helicase — protein MTQPQDGSGAIAHAEASNTNTENLIAEAATRASAFAALGLDDRIVRALGEVNYITPTPVQAQAIPACLSGRDLLVTSQTGSGKTAAFILPAIQRISEQPEPQRPRMDGPPQRMKGRRPRPAPAKPSLLVLTPTRELALQVTTATAQYGRHLRRIVCASILGGMPYPKQLDMLARMPDIIIATPGRLLDHIDSGRIDLSALDMLVFDEADRMLDMGFSDDIEAIVGATPATRQMLMFSATMDRRIEQLAERMMREPQRIEIAAAKIDQSNIEERLHFTDDMSHKQQLLDHLLRDASLKQAIVFTATKRDADSLAERLTEHGFSAGALHGDMHQGARNRTLTALRRGQLRVLVATDVAARGIDVPDITHVVNFDLPKQAEDYVHRIGRTGRAGRSGIAINLVNHNDTFQWRRIERFVDRRIDASVVEGLEPKRSAKPRTGGPRAGGDRGGYRGNGGNGGGYRGQREGYGARQGSNGGNGGNSEGRFQRSFGGDRDGFAPRRDDRNGNSNSNSNGGGYQGAQREWNRDDRAPRQSYGQGQQNRGDWQQRPARTQGTQDSNRGYGNSAGNSNGGGYGNRDGNRESYGNRESAPRRFGDNNGGSRFGDGGNGAQRRSYGNRDGNRDSYGSKGRSRDFDR, from the coding sequence ATGACGCAGCCTCAAGACGGCAGCGGCGCTATTGCGCACGCTGAAGCCAGCAACACCAATACCGAAAACCTGATCGCCGAAGCCGCGACCCGTGCCAGCGCCTTTGCTGCACTGGGCCTGGACGACCGCATCGTCCGTGCGCTGGGCGAAGTGAACTACATCACCCCGACGCCGGTTCAAGCGCAAGCCATTCCGGCTTGCCTGTCGGGCCGCGACCTGCTGGTCACGAGCCAGACCGGTTCGGGCAAGACCGCCGCGTTCATCCTGCCGGCCATCCAGCGCATCAGCGAGCAACCCGAGCCGCAGCGCCCGCGCATGGACGGCCCGCCGCAACGCATGAAGGGGCGCCGGCCCCGCCCGGCACCGGCCAAGCCGTCGCTGCTGGTGCTCACGCCCACGCGTGAACTGGCCCTGCAAGTGACCACCGCTACCGCACAGTACGGCCGCCATCTGCGCCGCATCGTCTGCGCGAGCATCCTGGGCGGCATGCCCTACCCGAAGCAGCTCGACATGCTGGCACGCATGCCGGACATCATCATCGCCACGCCGGGCCGCCTGCTCGACCACATCGATTCGGGCCGCATCGACCTGTCGGCACTCGACATGCTCGTCTTTGACGAAGCAGACCGCATGCTGGATATGGGCTTCTCGGATGACATCGAAGCCATCGTCGGTGCCACGCCGGCGACGCGCCAGATGCTGATGTTCTCGGCTACCATGGACCGCCGCATCGAGCAACTGGCCGAGCGCATGATGCGCGAGCCGCAGCGTATCGAAATCGCCGCCGCGAAGATCGACCAAAGCAACATCGAAGAGCGCCTGCACTTCACCGACGACATGTCGCACAAGCAGCAGCTGCTGGATCACCTGCTGCGCGACGCGTCGCTCAAGCAAGCCATCGTCTTCACGGCGACCAAGCGTGATGCCGACTCGCTGGCCGAGCGCCTGACCGAGCACGGTTTCTCCGCCGGCGCCTTGCATGGCGACATGCACCAGGGCGCCCGTAACCGTACGCTGACGGCACTGCGCCGCGGTCAGTTGCGCGTGCTGGTGGCCACCGACGTGGCCGCCCGCGGCATTGACGTGCCGGACATCACGCACGTGGTCAACTTCGACCTGCCCAAGCAGGCCGAAGACTACGTGCACCGCATCGGCCGTACGGGCCGTGCCGGCCGCAGCGGGATCGCCATCAACCTGGTGAACCACAACGACACGTTCCAATGGCGCCGTATCGAGCGCTTCGTTGATCGCCGCATCGACGCATCGGTTGTCGAGGGCCTTGAGCCGAAGCGCTCGGCCAAGCCCCGCACTGGTGGCCCGCGTGCCGGCGGCGACCGGGGCGGCTACCGCGGAAACGGTGGCAATGGCGGCGGTTATCGCGGCCAGCGTGAAGGCTACGGCGCACGCCAAGGCAGCAACGGTGGCAATGGCGGTAACAGCGAAGGCCGCTTCCAACGCAGCTTTGGCGGCGACCGCGACGGCTTTGCTCCGCGCCGCGACGATCGCAACGGCAACAGCAACAGCAACAGCAACGGCGGCGGCTACCAAGGCGCCCAACGCGAATGGAACCGCGACGACCGCGCCCCGCGTCAGTCGTATGGCCAAGGCCAGCAAAACCGTGGCGACTGGCAACAACGCCCGGCACGTACGCAAGGCACGCAAGACAGCAACCGTGGCTATGGCAACAGCGCCGGCAACAGCAACGGTGGCGGTTATGGCAATCGTGACGGCAATCGCGAGAGCTATGGCAACCGTGAGAGCGCCCCGCGTCGCTTTGGCGACAACAACGGCGGTAGCCGCTTTGGCGACGGTGGCAACGGCGCGCAGCGTCGCAGCTATGGTAATCGCGACGGCAACCGCGACAGCTACGGCAGCAAGGGCCGTTCGCGCGACTTCGATCGTTGA
- a CDS encoding Kdo hydroxylase family protein yields the protein MGSMQGFVPATPPARNHHSGQRAIAAPPAIDMVVPWPVREWAPAVTSDEAAAMRSALERGNVLHFPALDFPLDAREQRFLDARWSDGKTKNINLRANESRVRGAVGHPADLRDLATLIRRYADAAECLVLTLFPDYAPYLRRAGTSLRPAEIAGRPVSWRKDDTRLHVDAFPSNPLHGQRLLRVFHNVDPDASRVWRIGEPFADFAQRFVPKTRGMLPGQSWLMHKLHVTKRPRSEYDHRMLQLHDLAKADLAYQREAPQQTFEFAPGSTWVVFSDQALHAAMRGRAMMEQTFYLDPAAIADRTHSPEAVLSRLLNKPMLPAQR from the coding sequence ATGGGAAGTATGCAAGGGTTTGTGCCCGCCACACCGCCGGCGCGCAACCATCATTCCGGACAGCGAGCCATCGCTGCGCCGCCCGCCATCGACATGGTCGTGCCGTGGCCGGTGCGCGAATGGGCACCCGCCGTGACGTCTGATGAGGCGGCTGCCATGCGGTCTGCGCTGGAGCGCGGCAATGTGCTGCACTTCCCGGCGCTCGACTTCCCACTGGATGCCCGGGAGCAGCGCTTTCTCGATGCACGCTGGTCGGACGGCAAGACGAAGAACATCAACCTGCGCGCGAACGAATCCCGCGTGCGCGGTGCCGTCGGGCACCCTGCCGACCTGCGCGATCTCGCTACCCTGATCCGGCGTTACGCCGATGCTGCCGAATGCCTCGTGCTGACGCTGTTTCCCGACTACGCCCCGTACTTGAGGCGGGCCGGCACGTCGTTGCGGCCGGCCGAGATTGCCGGGCGGCCGGTCAGTTGGCGCAAGGACGACACGCGCCTGCATGTCGACGCATTTCCGTCGAACCCGCTGCACGGCCAGCGCCTCTTGCGGGTGTTCCACAATGTCGATCCGGATGCCTCGCGCGTCTGGCGCATCGGCGAACCCTTTGCCGATTTCGCGCAGCGGTTTGTACCGAAAACGCGTGGGATGCTCCCAGGACAATCGTGGTTGATGCACAAGCTGCACGTCACCAAACGCCCACGCTCTGAATACGACCACCGCATGCTGCAGCTGCACGACCTTGCGAAAGCGGATCTGGCCTATCAGCGTGAGGCACCGCAACAGACGTTCGAATTCGCTCCGGGTTCGACGTGGGTGGTCTTCAGCGATCAGGCATTGCATGCCGCAATGCGTGGCCGCGCGATGATGGAGCAGACTTTTTATCTTGACCCGGCGGCCATTGCCGACCGCACCCATTCGCCCGAAGCTGTCCTGTCGCGCCTGCTCAACAAGCCGATGCTGCCGGCCCAGCGCTGA
- the egtD gene encoding L-histidine N(alpha)-methyltransferase yields the protein MQATKPSADAYARRALARLIQPQPTVDAVGAGLTFYQLFTEDDAALRAEAEAGLLAPAASISPKFFYDALGSRLFEAITDLPEYYPTRTEAAIFSLHAAEIAMRVGRGATLIDLGAGNCEKAARLFRTLAPSRYVAIDISADFLRDTLRGLARQHPQLPMVGIGADLCAPLVLPDAAGDGRRVWFYPGSSLGNFTPEEAGAFLSRLREASAPGDSVLIGIDLIKEAERLEAAYDDPLGVTAAFNLNVLRNLNRLLGANFDVRDWRHVALYRSEAHRVEMHLEARRDVTVRWGKHDRAFAAGERMHTENSVKYDLPSLQAMFADVGFEDLHAWTDASSDFAVCHASVGR from the coding sequence ATGCAGGCCACCAAGCCGTCCGCCGATGCCTATGCCCGCCGCGCGCTGGCTCGACTGATCCAGCCCCAGCCCACGGTCGACGCCGTTGGCGCAGGCCTGACTTTCTACCAGCTCTTTACGGAAGACGACGCTGCGCTGCGTGCCGAGGCCGAAGCCGGCCTACTCGCACCCGCAGCCAGCATCAGCCCGAAGTTCTTCTACGACGCCCTTGGTTCGCGCCTGTTCGAAGCGATTACCGATCTGCCCGAGTACTACCCGACGCGCACCGAAGCCGCCATCTTCAGCCTGCACGCGGCCGAGATCGCGATGCGCGTGGGGCGCGGCGCCACGTTGATCGACTTGGGGGCCGGCAACTGCGAAAAAGCCGCACGGCTGTTCCGCACGCTCGCGCCGTCGCGTTATGTGGCGATCGATATCTCGGCGGATTTTCTACGCGATACGCTCCGTGGGCTTGCGCGTCAGCATCCCCAATTGCCGATGGTCGGCATCGGCGCCGATCTATGTGCGCCGCTGGTGTTGCCTGATGCCGCGGGCGATGGGCGCCGCGTGTGGTTCTATCCCGGTTCGAGCCTGGGCAACTTCACACCGGAAGAGGCGGGCGCATTTCTCTCGCGCCTGCGCGAAGCTTCCGCCCCCGGCGACAGCGTGCTGATCGGCATCGACCTCATCAAAGAGGCCGAACGCCTCGAGGCCGCTTACGACGATCCGCTCGGCGTGACGGCAGCGTTCAACCTGAACGTGCTGCGCAACCTGAATCGCCTCCTGGGCGCAAATTTCGACGTGCGGGACTGGCGCCATGTCGCGCTGTACCGCTCAGAAGCCCATCGCGTTGAGATGCACCTAGAAGCTCGTCGCGACGTGACAGTGCGATGGGGCAAGCACGACCGCGCCTTTGCTGCCGGCGAACGCATGCACACCGAGAACTCCGTCAAATATGACCTGCCGAGCCTGCAAGCGATGTTTGCCGATGTCGGCTTCGAAGACCTGCATGCCTGGACCGACGCCAGCAGCGACTTTGCCGTCTGCCACGCGAGCGTAGGCCGTTAG
- a CDS encoding ergothioneine biosynthesis protein EgtB — protein sequence MAEFFMLPDPTFIGSLPDWTDGRRLPRQGIAHSLVDARNRTLALLSAFGDTQRGWQIERVEHHAPPLWTLGQLAWFAEFWCLREPRRNGSDTIEDGAGTEWDLAHWQATLPAALDGADSFFDMDRMPPEACWDLTLPGIAAIKHYAHGVLDRVLRKLATLGTDDDAALEPFRWAVFHEDLRAEHLHGLLQVLGLQPAGQPPLAAVAVPAAQTLALSGGRFQMGWPDADGFFFDNECPPYRTYVPAFEIDAQPVTNGQYLEFIEDRGYDHPQWWSPAGMEWLMMQERSAPLGWQRDPATRTWQALRYGQARTINRDEAVRHVSLYEAQAWCRWAGRRLPTEDEWEMAAVQGRAGFHWGQVWEWTSSPFEPYPDFVPGMPRGRVASLSAPHFVTMQAVRGAAAHTPQRTRHPRFRGFLLPERDDIFVGFRTCAL from the coding sequence ATGGCTGAATTCTTCATGCTCCCCGATCCGACCTTCATCGGATCGCTTCCCGACTGGACCGACGGCCGTCGCCTGCCGCGCCAGGGCATCGCGCACAGCCTCGTTGACGCACGCAATCGCACGCTCGCGTTGTTGTCGGCGTTTGGCGATACGCAGCGCGGCTGGCAAATTGAACGCGTGGAGCATCACGCGCCGCCCCTCTGGACGCTGGGCCAGTTGGCCTGGTTTGCCGAGTTCTGGTGCCTGCGCGAGCCGCGTCGCAACGGCAGCGACACCATCGAAGACGGCGCCGGCACGGAGTGGGATCTGGCGCACTGGCAAGCCACGCTGCCCGCCGCGCTTGACGGTGCCGACTCGTTCTTCGACATGGACCGCATGCCGCCAGAGGCATGCTGGGACCTGACGCTGCCCGGCATTGCCGCGATCAAGCACTACGCGCATGGCGTGCTCGACCGCGTGCTCCGTAAGCTCGCCACGCTTGGCACCGACGACGATGCGGCGCTGGAGCCGTTTCGCTGGGCGGTATTCCACGAAGATCTGCGCGCCGAACATCTGCACGGCCTGCTGCAGGTACTGGGCCTGCAACCCGCTGGACAGCCTCCGCTGGCCGCCGTGGCCGTGCCGGCTGCCCAGACATTGGCGTTGTCCGGCGGCCGCTTCCAGATGGGCTGGCCGGACGCCGATGGCTTCTTCTTTGACAACGAGTGTCCGCCGTACCGCACCTATGTGCCCGCGTTTGAGATCGATGCGCAGCCGGTCACGAATGGCCAATACCTGGAGTTCATCGAAGACCGCGGCTACGACCATCCGCAGTGGTGGTCGCCGGCCGGCATGGAGTGGCTGATGATGCAGGAGCGTTCGGCGCCGCTGGGTTGGCAGCGCGATCCCGCCACGCGCACCTGGCAGGCACTGCGCTACGGCCAGGCGCGTACGATCAACCGGGATGAAGCCGTGCGTCATGTGAGCCTGTACGAAGCCCAGGCTTGGTGCCGCTGGGCCGGCCGTCGCCTACCGACCGAAGACGAATGGGAGATGGCCGCAGTGCAGGGCCGGGCCGGCTTTCATTGGGGGCAGGTGTGGGAGTGGACGTCGTCGCCGTTCGAGCCGTATCCGGATTTTGTGCCGGGCATGCCGCGAGGCCGTGTGGCGAGCCTCTCGGCGCCGCACTTCGTGACGATGCAGGCGGTGAGGGGCGCCGCTGCACATACGCCGCAACGCACCCGTCACCCGCGTTTCCGGGGCTTCCTGCTGCCGGAGCGCGACGACATCTTTGTCGGCTTCCGAACCTGTGCGCTTTGA
- a CDS encoding threonine dehydratase produces the protein MSTIVTSASLDRANELRHLRAAASVVHAAIAPTPQYCWPLLSQAMGTEVWVKHENHTEVGAFKLRGGLTYLHALRQREPQVRGVIAATRGNHGQSIALAARRNGIAVTIVVPHGNSVEKNAAMRALGAELIEAGDDFQASREFADQLAGERSLHFVPSYHDDLVVGVASYWLEFLEATPLDVVYVPIGMGSGICAAVRARDALGLSTRIVGVVSAHARCYEQSFASGAVVSAPVSTLLADGLACRTPDAKALEVIRAGVDEIIAVTDDEVAEAIRLYFSTTHNVAEGAAAAALAGAWQQREQISGQRVGLPLTGGNIDRAKLARVLAGEPILA, from the coding sequence ATGTCGACCATTGTTACCTCCGCATCGCTGGACCGTGCCAATGAACTGCGCCATCTGCGCGCAGCGGCCAGCGTCGTCCATGCGGCGATTGCGCCGACCCCGCAATACTGCTGGCCGTTGCTCTCGCAAGCCATGGGTACCGAGGTGTGGGTGAAGCATGAGAACCACACCGAAGTGGGCGCGTTCAAGCTTCGGGGCGGACTGACTTACCTGCATGCCTTGCGCCAGCGCGAGCCCCAGGTGCGCGGTGTGATCGCCGCCACGCGTGGCAATCATGGCCAGTCGATTGCATTGGCAGCGCGCCGCAACGGTATCGCCGTCACCATCGTCGTGCCACATGGCAATAGCGTGGAGAAAAATGCCGCCATGCGTGCACTTGGCGCAGAGCTTATTGAAGCGGGCGATGACTTCCAGGCAAGCCGCGAGTTCGCCGATCAACTGGCCGGTGAACGTAGCTTGCACTTTGTGCCCTCGTATCACGACGATCTGGTCGTCGGGGTGGCGAGCTACTGGCTGGAGTTTCTGGAGGCCACGCCTTTGGATGTGGTCTATGTGCCCATCGGCATGGGTTCCGGGATTTGCGCGGCGGTGCGGGCGCGCGATGCGTTGGGACTGTCGACACGCATTGTCGGCGTGGTGTCGGCCCATGCCCGATGCTACGAGCAGTCGTTCGCAAGCGGTGCCGTGGTGTCGGCGCCGGTGTCGACGCTGCTGGCCGACGGGCTTGCGTGTCGCACGCCGGATGCCAAGGCACTTGAGGTGATCCGCGCCGGCGTCGACGAGATCATTGCGGTGACGGATGACGAGGTGGCGGAGGCCATTCGTCTGTATTTCTCCACGACGCACAACGTGGCCGAGGGCGCTGCCGCTGCGGCCCTGGCGGGGGCGTGGCAGCAGCGCGAGCAGATTTCCGGCCAGCGCGTCGGCCTGCCGCTGACCGGCGGCAACATCGATCGCGCCAAGCTGGCGCGCGTGCTCGCCGGCGAGCCGATCCTGGCTTAG
- a CDS encoding TerC family protein — protein sequence MEWLSDIFTMQFAAALASIIVIDLVLAGDNAILIALAARNLPPELQKKAIMWGAAGAIVVRALMTLAVVWLLKIPGLMLVGGLALVWIAWKLLADDGQGGDEHGAGSTTLMGAMKTIIIADAVMGIDNVLAIAGASHGSFLLVVLGLLISVPVVVWGSGVVLRLIERFPIIIYGGAAVLAYTAAHMIVAEPVLKAFFAAQPPLKWAVYVVVFVVVLGGGWLVQRRRQQPA from the coding sequence ATGGAATGGTTGTCTGACATTTTCACCATGCAGTTTGCTGCCGCGCTGGCGTCGATCATCGTGATCGACCTCGTGCTTGCGGGCGATAACGCCATCCTCATCGCGCTGGCTGCGCGCAACCTGCCGCCCGAGCTACAGAAGAAAGCGATCATGTGGGGCGCCGCGGGCGCCATCGTCGTACGTGCGCTAATGACGCTGGCGGTGGTGTGGCTGCTGAAGATTCCGGGCCTGATGCTGGTGGGCGGCCTGGCGCTGGTGTGGATCGCATGGAAGCTTCTGGCTGACGACGGCCAGGGCGGCGATGAACACGGCGCGGGCAGCACCACGCTGATGGGCGCCATGAAAACCATCATCATCGCCGATGCGGTGATGGGCATCGACAACGTTCTCGCCATTGCCGGCGCATCGCACGGCAGCTTCCTTCTGGTGGTGCTGGGCCTGCTGATCAGCGTGCCGGTCGTCGTGTGGGGCAGCGGCGTGGTACTGCGCCTGATCGAACGCTTCCCGATCATCATCTACGGCGGCGCCGCGGTGCTGGCTTATACGGCCGCCCACATGATCGTGGCCGAACCGGTTCTCAAGGCGTTCTTTGCCGCACAGCCGCCGCTCAAGTGGGCAGTGTATGTGGTGGTGTTCGTGGTCGTGCTGGGCGGCGGTTGGCTGGTGCAACGTCGCCGCCAGCAACCCGCCTAA